Part of the Bradyrhizobium sp. AZCC 1721 genome, TCGACGCGCCGCATTACGATGCGCAACGCACCACCTGGACCCCGACCTCCGACATCGTCAACATGTTCCAGGACACGCTGGTCGCGCTCGACTGGGACGGCCGCACGCCGATCCCCTATCTCGCCAAATCATGGACGATCAGCGAGGACGGCCGGACCTATACGTTCAAGCTGCGCGACGACGTGTCGTTCTGCAGCGGCAAGAAGTTTACCGCCGAGGATGTCGTCTACAGCTTCAAGCGCCTGAAGGATCCCGCGATCAAGGCCCCTTACGCGTGGCGGGCCGGCGACATCAAGGAATTGCGCGCGACCGATCCCTACACCGTCGAGTACGAGCTCAACGAGCCCTTCTCCGAGCTGCCGCTGCAGCTCACCATGTTCACCAACGTGATCCACAACAAGGAGAGCGTGGAAGCACTCGGCAAGGATTACGGCATCAAGGGCGCCGACGGCACCGGCCCTTGGTGTTTTGAGAGCTGGCAGCCGCGCACCGAAATTGTGCTCAAGCGCCATGACGTCTATCGATGGGGCCCCTCGATGTACAAGAACAAGGGGCCCGTGAAGTTCGAGAAGCTCAGCGTCAAGATCATGCCCGAGGAGTCCAGCCGCGTTGCGGCGATGATGGCCGGGCAGTTCGACATCACCAATCAATTCCCGCCGCAGTTCATCGCCCAAGCCAAGTCTGCACCGATGCTGAACGTGACGGAAGCGAAGCCGAATTTCCAATTGCTCTATTTCGGCTTCAAGACGACGCGGCCCATGGTGGAAGACCGACGGGTGCGCGAAGCGATGAGCATCGCCATCAACCGCGTCGAGATCGCCAAGGGCGTGCTGCTCGGCAACGCCGAACCGGCCTTCACTATTGTCGATCCGGACGCGCTCGATCACGACCCCACCACCAAGGGCATCGTGAAAGAGGATATCGAGCGCGCCAAGGCGCTGCTCGATGAGGCCGGCTGGAAAATCGGCAGCGATGGCGTCCGCGAGAAGGACGGCGTCAAGCTGCAACCGAAGGTCTACTACACCCAGGCCGGCAACACGCCGCGCATTGCCGAGGCGATCCAGGGCTACCTGCGCCGCATCGGCATACAGTGGCAGCTGCAGCCCTGGGATTCGACCATTGCATCCGCGAAGATGGCGGAGCAGGACTACGAAATCTGGTCGGTGACGGTGCCTTATCTGTCGGCCGGCGATCTCATGAACATCTACTTCGATTCCAGGAACATCCCGACGCCCAACCGGATGAACTGGAAAGACGCCGAGACCGATGAATGGCTGAAGCATGGCCGCTCGGCGCTGACGGACACCGACCGGGCCAAATACTACGCGCTGGTGCAGCAGAAGGTGATGCGCGAGCACCTCTGGATGCCGGTGCTCAATATCAACATGTATCAGGTGGCCAACAAGAAGATCACCGATGCCAGGCCGCACATGCTCTACCAGAACACTTTCTATAAGGGCTTGGACGTGTCGCGGCAGAAATAACAGGGAGGGAACACGATGCGCAGCATTTTGACAGGCGCTGTGGCGCTGCTGGGCATGGCCGGAATGTGCTCGACGGCCGAGGCGCAGACCTTGCGGGTGATGAAGTCACTGGATGCGCCGCACTACGACGGCCAGCGCACCACCTGGTCGCCGACGTCGGATATCGTCAACATGTTCCAGGATACGCTGGTGGCGCTCGACTGGGACGGCAAGACGACGATCCCCTACCTCGCGAAATCGTGGACGATCAGCGAGGACGGCAAGACCTACGTCTTCAAGCTGCGCGATGACGTGACGTTCTGCAGCGGCAAGAAGTTCACCGCCGCCGATGTCGTCTACACGTTCAAGCGATTGAAGGATCCGGAAACCAAAGCGCCCTATGCCTGGCGCGCCGGCGACATCAAGGAAGTGCGCGCGCCCGATCCCTATACTGTCGAATATGAGCTCAACGAGCCCTACTCCGAACTGCTGCTGCAGCTCACCATGTACACCAATGCGATCCACAATCAAGAGAGCGTGGAGACGCTCGGCAAGGACTACGGCATCAAGGGAATCGACGGCACCGGTCCCTGGTGTTTCGAGAGCTGGCAGCCGCGCACGGAAATCGTGCTGAAGCGCCACGACGCCTACAAATGGGGCCCGTCGATGTATCAGAACAAGGGCCCGGTGAAGTTCGAGAAACTCAGCATCAAGATCGTGCCGGAGGACGCCAGCCGCGTCGCCGCCATCATGGGCGGACAGTTCGACCTCACCCATCAGGTCCCGCTGCAATTCATCGAGCAGGTCAAGGCCGCGCCTAATCTGACCGTTCAGGAAGCCAAGCCCAACTTCCAGCTCATGTATTACGGTTACAAGATCACCCGCCCTATGGTCGCCGACAAGCGCGTGCGCGAGGCCATGAACATTGCGATCAACCGCGCCGAGATCGTCAAGGGCATCATGCTGGGCAATGCCGAGCCGGCATTCACCTACGTCGATCCGAAGGCGCTCGATTTCGCCGAGAAGACCAAAAACGTCATCAAGGAAGACGTCGAACGCGCCAAGAAGCTTCTGGACGAGGCCGGCTGGAAAGTCGCCGCCGACGGCATCCGCGAGAAGGACGGCATGAAGCTCGCACCCCGTGTGCTGTTCCCGCAGGTCACCTACTTCCCGCGCGTTTCTGAGGCGATTCAAGGCTACATGCGCAAGATCGGCATCGACTGGAAGATCGTCGGTTTCGACTCCACGATCGCGCCTGCCGAGATGGGCAAGCAGGACTTCGAGCTGTGGACCGTCACCGTGCCCTATCTGTCTGCAGGCGAGTTGATGAACATCTATTTCAACTCCAAGAACATCCCGACGCCCAACCGCATGAACTGGAAAGACGACGAGACCGACGAGTGGCTGCGCGCCGGCCGCGCCGCGCTCACCGACGCAGAGCGTGCGCTCAACTACGCGCGCGTGCAGGAGAAGGTAACGAACGAGCATCTGCTGATGCCCGTGATGAACGTCGCCATGTATACGACCAGTTCGAAGAAGCTGAAGGACGTGCGGCCGCACATGCTCTATCAAAACACCTTCTACAAGGGTCTGGATTACTCGTTCTGATGGATAATCTTCTCGAGGTTCGCGGCCTGAAAACCCACTTCGCGACGGACCGCGGGCTGTTCCGCGCCGTCGACGGCATCAGCTTCAGCGTTCCGCGCGGACGCACCATCGGCCTTGTCGGCGAATCCGGCTGCGGCAAGAGCGTGACCTCGCTTTCGGTGATGGGCCTGGTGCCGAGCCCGCCGGGCAAGGTCGAGGCCGAGGCGGTGCTGTTCGGCAATCGCGACGTGCTAAAGCTCACAGCCGACGAGCGGCGCAGGCTGCGCGGCGGCAAGATGTCGATGATTTTTCAGGAACCGATGACCTCGCTCAATCCGGTCCACACCGTGGGACAGCAAATTGTCGAGGCAATCCTTGCCCATACCGCGATGTCGCCGCGCGCGGCGCGGGCGCGCGCAATCGAGATGCTCGAATTGGTGCGGATTCCGTCAGCGGCGCAGCGCATCGACGACTTTCCGCACAACATGTCGGGCGGCATGCGGCAGCGAGTCATGATCGCGATGGCGCTCTCCTGCGAGCCGGCGCTGCTGATCGCCGACGAGCCGACCACGGCGCTCGACGTCACCATCCAGGCGCAAATTCTTGACCTGTTGAGCGACCTGCAGCGGCGGCTCGGCATGGCGATCCTGATCATCACCCACGATCTCGGCGTCATCGCCGAGGTCGCCGACAAGGTGCTGGTGATGTATGCGGGGCGAATCGTCGAGAGCGCCGACGTGAACGACCTGTTCGCCGACCCGCAGCATCCTTACACCATCGGCCTGCTCGGTTCGATTCCGCGCATCGATATCGACCGCAAGCGGCTCGCCACCATCGAGGGCACGGTGCCCAGCCCCAACAACCAGCCGGCGGGCTGCCGCTTTGCGCCGCGCTGCCCGTTTGCGGACCAGCGCTGCCGGCTTGATCCGCCACCGCTGCGCGACATCGCGCCCGGTCACCAGGTCGCGTGCTGGAAAGCCCCGGTCGAGGTGACATCATGAGCGACGCCCCCGTCTTGCAGGTCGACGGCCTGGTCAAGCATTTTGCGGTCACCCGCGGGCTGATCCGCCGCAAGACCATCGGGCTCGTGCGCGCCGTCGAAGATGTCAGCTTCGAGATCGCCCGCGGCGAGACGCTCGCGCTGGTCGGCGAATCCGGCTGCGGCAAGTCAACCACCGGACGGCTGATCCTGCGTTTGATGGACCCGACCGCCGGCTCGGTACGCTTCAAGGGCAAGGAAATCGCCGATCTCGACAAGAATGCGCTGCGCCGGATGCGGCGGCATATGCAGATCATTTTCCAAGATCCCTACGCCTCGCTCAATCCGCGCATGACGGTCGGCGAAATCCTGGCCGAGCCGCTGCGCGTTCACGAAATCGGCGACGACGCATCGCGCGAGGCACGCGGCCGCGAGCTGCTGGACATCGTCGGCCTGCTGCCCGAACATGCCAGCCGCTATCCGCACCAGTTCTCGGGCGGGCAACGCCAGCGCATCGGCATCGCCCGCGCGCTCGCCGCCAATCCCGATTTGATCGTCTGCGACGAGCCGGTGTCGGCGCTGGACGTCTCGATCCAGGCGCAGATCGTCAACCTCCTGCAGAATCTGCAGCAGCGTTTTGGCCTCTCCTATCTGTTCATCGCCCATGATCTTGCCGTGGTGAAGCACATCAGCGACCGCGTCGCCGTGATGTATTTGGGCAAGCTGGTCGAGATATCAGACAAGAAGTCGCTCTACGACCGGCCGTTGCACCCGTATACCCAGGCGCTACTGGCGGCGATCCCGAAGCCCGATCCCGCGCTCCGCACCAAGCGCGTGATGCTGCAGGGCGACGTGCCGAGCCCGTTCAAGCCGCCGAGCGGCTGCCGCTTCCATACCCGCTGCCCGCATGCGCAGGCGCGCTGCTCGGCCGAGGAGCCGGAGCTGCGCGAGGCGGCACCCGGCCATCGCGTCGCCTGTCATTTTTTCGAGACGCTGCCCGCCCCGACCATCCTCGCGCGCGCCGGCCTTGCCAATGGAAAGTTCGCCGCACGGCTGGCGGCCTTCGAGGCGGCGAAGACGGCACGGACATCGGCCTGAGCCAGAGTGGTGTAAGGGCCCAGACACAAAATTGCGAAAACAACCCCATGCAAAGTAGAATGGGGCCCCTCTCGGGGCACTTCCCGCCCTAGCCGGCGTGTTCAATGGCGCGGATAGCACCGCGCAACTCGGCTAGGCCGCGCAGGCGGCCGATCGCGGTGTAGCCGGGATTGGTGCGCTTGGTCGCGGCGAGATCGTCGAGCATGCGGTGGCCGTGATCGGGCCGGAACACGATCTGATTTTCCGGCGAGCGCGTTCGGTTCTCCGCCAGCAAAGCCTTCAACACCGCGATCATGTCGACGTCGCCATCCAGATGATCGGACTCGCAGAACGACAGGCCGTCGGCTTCCCGCTTGGTCGCCCGCAGATGGGCAAAGCCGATCCGCGGCGCGAAGCGTTTGGCCATCGCGGGCAGATCGTTCTCCGGGCGCACGCCGAGCGAGCCGGTGCAGAAGCAGATGCCGTTGGCCTTGGATGGCACCGCGTCGAACAGCGCCTGATAGTCCTCCACCGATGAGGCGATGCGCGGCAGGCCGAACAGCGGGCGCGGCGGATCGTCCGGATGCAGCGTCAACGTTACCCCGACCTGCTCCGCCACCGGCGCGACGCGCGCGAGAAATTCGCTTAAGTGCTGACGCAGCACTTTGGAATCGATGCCGCGGTATTGCTGCAGGCGGTCGCGGAATTGCGGAATGGTCAGGGGATCGGTGGTGGATCCCGGCAGCGCGCTGGCAATGTTGGTGATGAGGACGTCGATATCGGCCTGCGTCATCGCTTCATAGACCTGCTTCGCGCGGCGCTGCGCGGCCTCGGAATATTCAGCAGGCGCTTCCGGGCGCTGCAGGATGTGCAGGTCGAACGCCGCGAACCGGTCCTGGTCGAAGCGCATCGCCTTGGCGCCGTTCGGCAGTTCCCATTCGAGATCGGTGCGGCACCAGTCCACGACCGGCATGAAATTGTAGCAGATGATCTTGATACCGGCGGCAGCGACCGCCTCCATGCTCGCGATCCACGCCTCGATCGAGCGCGTCGCCTTGCCCCCCAACCGCTTCACGTCATCAGGAATCGGGATCGATTCCACCACCGACCAAGTCAGTGGCGAGCGGCCCGGTTGCGAGTTCTCGATCAGGTTCTTCCGCTCCTCAATGGCTGAGCGCGTCCAGGCCTCGCCGATCGGAACCTGATGCAGCGCCGTTACCACGTCGGTCGCGCCGGCCTGACGGATATCGTCGAGCGATACGGGATCGTTGGGTCCGTACCACCGCCATCCCTGCAGCATCATGCGGAAGCTCCTGAAGTGAGAACGGCCATCAAGCGGTCAGCACGACCTTGACGCTCTGCGAGCGGTCGAGCGCGAGCCGCACCGCATCAGGCGCGACCGCGAGCGGGCGTTGCGCCGTCACCAGCGAAAGCACGTCCACGCTGCCGTCGGCGATCAGTTCGACCGCCGTGAAGAATTCCGTCCCGAAGCGGAACGAGCCGCGAAGGTCGATCTCCTTGGCCATCACCGCGTTCGCCGGCACCGAAATCTGTCCGCCCGGCAGGTTGCCGACCTGAACCACAACGCCGCCGCGCCTGACCGCACCGATCGCGCTGGCCAAGCCCGCCGCGGTGCCCGAGACTTCGAACGCGACATCGAACGGCTGCGCGGCAGCCTGCGCTTTCAGGGCCTCTTCGCCGCCGGAGATATCGACGACATGATTGGCCCCCAATCTCGTGGCGAACGCCAACGGCGCCGCCGCGATATCGACGACGGTTGTCTCTGCAATCCCGGCGCGCTGCGCCGCCAGCATGGTCAGGAGACCGATCGGGCCGGCGCCGAACAGCACTGCGCGCTTGCCGGTCACGTCCCCGGCGCGGGCGACCGCATGCAGGCAGACTGCGAGCGGCTCGGCGAGCGCTGCCGCCTGATAGGTCACGTGGTCCGGAATCTTCACGCACTGCGCCGGGTTGGCATCGAAGTAAGACGCAAAGCCGCCCTGCATATGCGGGGTCTTCGAGGCCGATCCCATGAAGAAGATGTTTTCGCAGAGATTGGGCCGGTTCTCGCGGCACGGCTTGCAATGGCCGCACCAGCGCGACGGGTTGACCGCGACGCGATCGCCGACCTTCACGCCCGGCGCCGAACCTGCGATTTCGACCACCTCACCCGCAATCTCATGGCCGAGCACCAGCGGCGAGGTCACGACAAAGTCGCCGGTGCGGGCATGGCGGTAATAATGCATGTCCGAGCCGCAAATGCCGCCGGCGCCGAAACGAATGCGCACCATGCCGGAGGGAAGCGGATCGAGCGGCCGCTCGATCATACGCAGATCTTCCGGGCCGAACAGCGTTGCAGCCAAAGCCATCGATGTCATTTTGAGAGTCCCATGTATTTAGGCAGCCAGAGCGTCAGCTCCGGGACGTAGGTGATGGCGACGAGCGCCAACAGGAGCGGCACCAGCCACGGCAGGATCGCCATGGTGGTGCGCTCGACGGACAATTTCGCCACGCGGGCCAGCACGAACAGCACCATGCCGAGCGGCGGGTGCAACAGACCGATCATCAGGTTCAGCGTCATGATCAGGCCGAAATGAATGGGATCGATGCCCAATTTCAGAACGATCGGCAAAAGGATCGGCACCAGAATGGTGATGGCGGCGATGGTGTCGATGAAGCAGCCGACGAACAGGATCAGGATGTTCGCCAGCAGCAGGAACACCCACTTGTTCTGGGTGATGCCGAGCATCGCATCCGTCAGCGTCTGCGCCGCCTGCGACACCGTCAAGAGCCATGCAAAGATCGACGCCGCGGTCACGATGAACAGCACGGATGCCGTGGTCTCGATGGTATCGAACGTCGCCTTGGCAACGGTCTGCAGCGTCATCGAGCGGTAACGCACGAGCCCGAGGAACAGCGACCAGATCACGGCGGCGACTGCGGCTTCGGTTGGCGTAAACCAGCCGAGCGTCATGCCGCCGATCAGGATCACCGGCGCCATCAGCGCCATCACAGCGGAGAAATCGAAATACCAGTCGAGCGCCAGCAGCGCCACGAGACCGATTCCGACAGCCATGTTCACCGAGAGCCCGGCGACGACCAGCAGCCAAACGACCACCGGGAACGCCAGCACGATGAGGATTTCGATCGCGGCCGAGCCGAGTTGCGGCCAGGAGAACGGCGTATCGCTGCCCCAGCCGTTCTTGTGGGCGAAATAGGCCACGGTCGCCATCATGGCCAACGTCATGAACACGCCCGGAATCACGCCGCCCAGAAACAGCGCGCCGATCGAGACGTTCGCCATCATGCCGTAGATCACGAATGGCAGCGACGGCGGAATGATCGGGCCGAGCGTGGCGGACGCCGCGGTCACGCCGACCGCGAACTCGGTCGAGTAGCCGTGATCCTTCATCGCCTTGATCTCGATGGTGCCGAGCCCTGCGGCGTCCGCAATCGCGGTGCCGGACATCCCGGAAAAGATCACGGAGCCGACGATATTGACATGCCCGAGGCCGCCGCGCATCCAGCCCACTAGCGCGACCGCGAATTTGTAGATGCGCCCCGTAACGCCCGCGATGTTCATGAGGTTGCCGGCCAGGATGAAGAACGGCACCGCGAGCAGCGGAAAGCTTTCGACACCGGCAATCATGCGCTGCGCCAGCGTGACATCCGGCGTGATGCCGGTGACGAGAATGTAGACCAGCGACGACACTGCCATCGAGAGCGCGACCGGCAGGCCGACCAGCATCAGCAGCAGAAATCCCCCAAGCAGCAGCAGCATGGCGTCAGCCTTCCGTTCCGTCGAATGCGCCGGGTCGCTCCAGGATGGAATAACCGCGCCGCCAGTTCTCGACCGCGATCTGGATCGAGCGCGCGAACATCAGCACGAAGCCGAGCAGCACGGCGTAATACACAAATCCCTTTTGAAACTTGATCGTGGTCATCCGCTCGTCGCCGATGATCTGGATGAACTGCCAGACCAACTTGATCGCATAGCCGAAGAACGCGATCCGGATCACGTCGATGACCGTCGAGAGCGCGCGCGCCGGCAGATGCGGCAGATAGCGAAACAGCAGATCGACCTGGATGTGCCGCGACAGCCGCACGCACATCGCCGAGCCGATAAAGACCACGCCGATCAGGCAATAGGTCGCGATCTCCTCGGTCCAGGCGTAACTGTCGTTGAGCACGTAGCGGGTGAAGAATTGCAGAAACACGGACAGCGCCATGATCCAGAAGATCGCGAGCGCCAGCCAGTCCTCGGCGGCGTATTGGCCGAGATCGGCGCCCTTGGGGACCTCGTCCTCAAACGTATGGGCGATCTCGTCCGCCGTGATCTGCTTGTGCACTTCAACCATCGACAAGCGCCCTCCCCGAGCTGGCGTATTCGAGGCTTCCGCCGTGCCTGCCGCCGAAAAGTCGGGGCAAGCACGGACGAAGGCCTGGCCGTTTACTTCACCGCCTGGATGCGATCCCAGTCGGACTTGCGGTAGTCGAAGGTCTCGAACTTCGTGGTCTTGATCACGGTGTCGCGGAACTCGTCCTTGTTGACCTCGGTGACCGTCAGCCCCTTCTGCTTGAAGAAGTCGACCAACTTGGCCTCGTTGGCCTTGATCTCGGCCGTAGCCTTTGCCGCCGCTTCCTGGGCGACGTCGGTGAAGATTTTGCGGTCTTCTTCCGAGAGCTTCTTCCAGAGCGCGCCGGCAACAACCGTATTGAGGTGATCGACAATGTGACCAGTCAGCACGATGTGCTTCTGCACCTCGTAGAACTTCTTGGCCTCGATCGTGGTAAGCGGATTTTCCTGGGCTTCCACGGTGCCGTTCTGCAGGGCGAGATAGACCTCGGCAAAGGCGATCGGCGCGGTGTTGGCGCCGCAGGCGCGCGGCATCGCGAGATAGGCCGGCACGTCAGGCACACGCATCTTGAGGCCCTTCATGTCGGCGCAAGCCTTGATCGGCTTGTTCGAAGAGGTGTGACGCACGCCGTAATAGGTCACCGCCACGATGTGATGGCCGCTCTTGTCCTCGTAGCCCTTGGCGAGTTCCTTGAAGACGTCGCTCTTAGTGTAGGCCAGGAGATGATCGGCATCGCGGAAGGTGTAGGGATAATAAGTCACGCCGATCGGGGGAAAGCTCTTGGCCGCAAAGCTCGAGCCGGAAATGATGATGTCGACGGAGCCAAGCGCAAGCCCCTGGTTGATGTCGGTTTCCTTGCCGAGCTGCGAAGCCGGATAGACGTCGATCTGGTAGCGCCCGTTGGTCCGCTTGTTGATCTCGCCCGCGGCCCAGACGGACGCGGTGTGGAACGGCTCCGACGTTTCGTAAACGTGGGCCCATTTCAGTTTGGTCTGCGCCATGCCCGAGGTGGTCGCGGCCAGCAGCGCCGCAGCAGACGCCGCGAATGCAATCGTCAATTTCTTCAACACGTGAATTTCCTCCGTCGTTACAATTTGCTTTTGTTACCCAACCGGACCGACATTCTCGCCGAACCGTTCGAATTCTCGTCGTTCAGCCGCTGCTTGCGCTGATGCGTGAGGCGGACGAAGCTTCCGCTCCGAAATTTTGCGCAAAGCGGGCCTGCGAACGCGCCAAGTGCTCGCGCATCGCCACGCGGGCGGCATCGGAATCGTGCGCCGCGATGGCATCGCGGATCGCGCGGTGCTCGGCCAGCGCCGCATTCCAGGATTCCGGATTTTCGAAATAATGCGCGAGCTTGGCGAAGTAGGGATTGAGCCGCTGGTCGAACAGCTCGCCGACCACGCGGACCAGCACGGCGTTGTCGAGACAGCCGGCGACCGCGACATGAAACGCGCGGTCATGGATCATCGAGGCCTCGCCGGGATGCTGCACGGTGGCCATCGCCTCCAGCGAAGCGTCGATGCGCGCGATATCTTCGGCTGCCGCCACCCGCGCCGCCTGTTCGGCGATCGCGCCTTCGAGGAATTCGCGGGCGCGTAAGAGTTCGAACGGGCCTTCGATCTCGGCCGCCAAGGGCAAAGGCGGTGCGAGCGCCGCCGGCTCACTGACATATATTCGCGGAGCCCACGCGAATCCGAACCCTGCCCTCGACTTCCAGAGCAATCAGGGCTTCGCGCACCGTCGGCCGCGACACTTTCAACTGTTCGGCAAGATCGCGTTCGGTCGGAAGCCGGCTGCCCACGCGGTATTCGCCGCTGTCGATCAAGGCGCGAAGCTGATCGGCAACCTGGCGATAAAGGCGTCGTGCTTCCACGGCTTCGAGCGGCACGCTCGGCTCTCCCTGACGATCCCCCGAAGTGAATCGAATTTTTCTTGCTTGGTCGGGATAAGGCCAATAAATCGGGACATTGGCCTTACCAATTGACCAAAGATTGATAGATCGAGCCTTCCATGTCAAGCGACACGGCGAAAATCCCGGTTTTCAGCCCGAAAGACGGCAATTTCCGCCTTTCGAACGCCAGCCTTCCTCGGCTTCCCGGCCACATCCGGCAACCGGCATATGACCGCTCGCTGATCTCACCAGGCATCGTTCATCTCGGAATTGGCGCGTTCCACCGGGCCCACCAGGCCGTGGTGATCGACGACCTCCTGGCAGGCGGCGCTATGGATTGGGGAATCATCGGAGCCAGCTTGCGCAGCCCGGCGACACGCGATGCCCTCGCCCCGCAGGACGGCCTTTACACGCTGGCCGTTCGCTCCGGCGCGGGCATCGATCACCGCATCATCGGCTCGGTGCTCGCTGTCGACGTCGCCACCGAGAAACCCGACCAGTTGATCGCGCGCCTGGCCAACCCGGCCACGCGTATCGTCTCGCTGACGGTTACCGAGAAGGGCTATTGCCATACGCCGCAGACCGGCGATTTGGACGAGCGTCATCCCGATATCGTTCATGACCTGCAGAATCCGGGCACGCCGCGTTCGGCCATCGGATACCTGGTGGCCGCGCTCGCGCGCAGGCGGATCGCGGGCGAAGCCCCCTTCACTGTTCTTTCCTGTGACAATCTCTCCGCCAATGGCCAAACAGTTGAACGGATCGTGACGCAGTTCGCCGCCTTGCGATCGCGCAATCTCGCGAAATGGATTGAAGCCGAGGTGGCCTTCCCTTCGACCATGGTGGACCGGATCGTGCCGGAGACCACGGAGCTCGACCGGGCGGAGATTTCTTCAGCGCTCGGCATGATCGACGCATGGCCCATTATCACAGAACCGTTCACGCAATGGATCGTTGAAGACCGTTTTCCGGCCGGACGGCCGGACTTTGCGGCTGCGGGCGTGCAACTGGTCTCGGATGTAACGCCGTTCGAACATATGAAGCTGCGGCTGCTCAATGCCAGCCACTCGGCGCTCGCCTATCTCGGATATCTCGCAGGCTTTGAGACCATCGCCGCAACCATGGCCGACCATCGCTTTGTGGCGTTTGTCCGACAGGTGATGCAAGACGCCGCGCCGACGCTGGCGATGCCTGCAGGAACTGATCTGGCAGCCTATAGCGCATCGCTGCTGCAGCGCTTCTCCAATCCCGCCCTGCATCACCGCACCTGGCAG contains:
- a CDS encoding mannitol dehydrogenase family protein; this translates as MSSDTAKIPVFSPKDGNFRLSNASLPRLPGHIRQPAYDRSLISPGIVHLGIGAFHRAHQAVVIDDLLAGGAMDWGIIGASLRSPATRDALAPQDGLYTLAVRSGAGIDHRIIGSVLAVDVATEKPDQLIARLANPATRIVSLTVTEKGYCHTPQTGDLDERHPDIVHDLQNPGTPRSAIGYLVAALARRRIAGEAPFTVLSCDNLSANGQTVERIVTQFAALRSRNLAKWIEAEVAFPSTMVDRIVPETTELDRAEISSALGMIDAWPIITEPFTQWIVEDRFPAGRPDFAAAGVQLVSDVTPFEHMKLRLLNASHSALAYLGYLAGFETIAATMADHRFVAFVRQVMQDAAPTLAMPAGTDLAAYSASLLQRFSNPALHHRTWQIAMDGSQKLPQRLLATMQDRLRLGLPIDTHALAVAGWMRYVTGTDERGRAIDVRDPLARELADIAERAGPVAERLAPALLEVSSIFGTLGNDPRMRSAVTGALAKLYALGARQAVQTFQAA
- a CDS encoding TRAP transporter small permease → MSMVEVHKQITADEIAHTFEDEVPKGADLGQYAAEDWLALAIFWIMALSVFLQFFTRYVLNDSYAWTEEIATYCLIGVVFIGSAMCVRLSRHIQVDLLFRYLPHLPARALSTVIDVIRIAFFGYAIKLVWQFIQIIGDERMTTIKFQKGFVYYAVLLGFVLMFARSIQIAVENWRRGYSILERPGAFDGTEG
- a CDS encoding sialic acid TRAP transporter substrate-binding protein SiaP; this encodes MAQTKLKWAHVYETSEPFHTASVWAAGEINKRTNGRYQIDVYPASQLGKETDINQGLALGSVDIIISGSSFAAKSFPPIGVTYYPYTFRDADHLLAYTKSDVFKELAKGYEDKSGHHIVAVTYYGVRHTSSNKPIKACADMKGLKMRVPDVPAYLAMPRACGANTAPIAFAEVYLALQNGTVEAQENPLTTIEAKKFYEVQKHIVLTGHIVDHLNTVVAGALWKKLSEEDRKIFTDVAQEAAAKATAEIKANEAKLVDFFKQKGLTVTEVNKDEFRDTVIKTTKFETFDYRKSDWDRIQAVK